The Gimibacter soli genome includes a region encoding these proteins:
- a CDS encoding acetyl ornithine aminotransferase family protein, with the protein MKNPHIKTALPGPKAQEMLARDKAVISPSYPRDYPFVMSHGKGAEVWDVDGNRFLDFMSGIAVCSTGHAHPKVIGAIREASEKFLHISSDYWHDYQVRLGETMNRLAPMGEPVLSFMCQSGTEAVEGALKLARYVTGRPRVLAFLGAFHGRTMGSLSCTASKYTQQKGFFPTMPGVTHVPYPNPYRPLFAGDDQGQAVLNYIENILFASNVPANEVAAILIEPVQGEGGYITPPKGFLEGLRALCDKHGIFLIFDEVQSGVGRTGKMFAAEHTGVKPDIMTLAKGLGSGMPIGMVVAKKPIMEKWARGAHGNTYGGNPVCCAAALATLELVEAEYAANAASVGAYFTERLKDLATRFDVIGDVRGPGLMIGMELVEDKASKKPATKLCDALLTRAFHNGLLLLSCGISTVRFIPPLMISKADVDEAMTIIEASLEEVLAERN; encoded by the coding sequence ATGAAGAATCCTCATATCAAGACAGCTCTTCCCGGCCCCAAGGCACAGGAAATGCTTGCCCGCGACAAGGCGGTTATTTCGCCCTCCTACCCGCGCGACTATCCTTTCGTGATGAGCCACGGCAAGGGCGCCGAGGTGTGGGATGTGGACGGCAACCGTTTCCTTGATTTCATGTCGGGGATTGCCGTCTGCTCCACCGGCCACGCGCACCCGAAGGTGATCGGTGCAATCCGCGAAGCATCGGAAAAGTTCCTGCATATCTCGTCGGATTACTGGCACGACTATCAGGTCCGCCTTGGCGAGACGATGAACCGCTTGGCGCCGATGGGCGAGCCTGTCCTTTCCTTCATGTGCCAGTCGGGCACCGAAGCGGTCGAAGGCGCGCTGAAGCTTGCCCGTTATGTAACGGGCCGCCCGCGTGTGCTTGCCTTCCTTGGCGCTTTCCACGGCCGCACCATGGGCAGCCTTTCCTGCACGGCTTCGAAATATACCCAGCAGAAGGGCTTCTTCCCGACCATGCCGGGCGTGACCCATGTGCCCTACCCGAACCCTTACCGCCCGCTTTTCGCTGGCGACGACCAGGGGCAGGCGGTGCTGAACTATATCGAAAACATCCTTTTCGCATCGAACGTGCCGGCGAATGAGGTGGCCGCCATCCTGATCGAGCCCGTGCAGGGCGAAGGCGGCTATATCACGCCGCCCAAGGGCTTCCTTGAAGGCCTGCGCGCGCTTTGTGACAAGCACGGCATCTTCCTGATTTTCGACGAGGTCCAGTCGGGCGTTGGCCGCACGGGCAAGATGTTCGCCGCCGAACATACCGGCGTGAAGCCCGATATCATGACGCTCGCCAAGGGGCTTGGCTCCGGCATGCCGATCGGCATGGTGGTCGCCAAAAAGCCGATCATGGAAAAGTGGGCGCGCGGGGCGCACGGCAACACCTATGGCGGCAACCCGGTTTGCTGTGCGGCGGCCCTCGCCACGCTTGAACTTGTGGAGGCCGAGTATGCCGCGAATGCAGCCAGTGTTGGTGCCTATTTCACCGAACGCCTGAAGGATCTCGCCACCCGCTTTGATGTGATCGGCGACGTGCGCGGGCCGGGCCTGATGATCGGCATGGAACTGGTGGAAGACAAGGCCAGCAAAAAGCCTGCGACAAAACTTTGCGATGCCCTCCTGACACGGGCTTTCCATAACGGCCTGTTGCTTCTATCGTGCGGGATCAGCACCGTCCGCTTCATTCCGCCCTTGATGATCTCGAAGGCCGATGTGGACGAGGCCATGACCATCATCGAGGCCAGCCTCGAGGAGGTTCTGGCCGAGAGAAATTGA